The candidate division KSB1 bacterium genome window below encodes:
- a CDS encoding 5-dehydro-4-deoxy-D-glucuronate isomerase (4-deoxy-L-threo-5-hexosulose-uronate ketol-isomerase; catalyzes the interconversion of 4-deoxy-L-threo-5-hexosulose uronate to 3-deoxy-D-glycero-2,5-hexodiulosonate) — translation MEMRYLADPVRFQRMTTVEVRQSFLVDTLFVPDKIVLVGVDLDRAIVGSAVPRRKPLALQETSSPSGFSCERREMGILNIGGEGVVRVDGGAHRLANKDIIYVGQGTKQIVFESIDKTTPAEFYLLSYPAHSA, via the coding sequence GTGGAGATGCGATACTTGGCTGACCCAGTCCGGTTTCAGCGCATGACGACCGTGGAGGTACGCCAGAGCTTTCTTGTCGACACCCTTTTCGTGCCGGACAAAATAGTGCTCGTGGGCGTTGACTTGGACAGAGCAATCGTGGGCTCGGCAGTGCCGAGGCGAAAACCTTTAGCGTTGCAAGAGACATCGTCCCCAAGCGGGTTCTCCTGCGAGCGGCGCGAGATGGGCATCCTCAACATTGGGGGCGAGGGCGTGGTTCGGGTAGACGGCGGCGCGCACCGACTAGCCAACAAGGATATCATCTACGTGGGCCAGGGAACTAAGCAGATAGTGTTCGAGAGCATAGACAAAACCACGCCGGCGGAGTTTTACCTGCTGAGTTATCCTGCGCACAGTGCG